From the genome of Pelodiscus sinensis isolate JC-2024 chromosome 12, ASM4963464v1, whole genome shotgun sequence, one region includes:
- the ATMIN gene encoding ATM interactor isoform X2 → MQSALLICTEDHCFQAPNSDGKINASIRKGLKTTQKFYCCPIEGCPRGPNRPFSQFSLVKQHFMKMHAEKKHKCDKCSNSYGTEWDLKRHIEDCGKTFQCTCGCPYASRTALLSHVYRTGHEVPAEHRDPPSKKRKMCTEVSHRQLAEKTSEAFINARRTSSTCTRELESSEIKLMAPFEGSCSSNISKQTLSQPKCTPKMLLPKPKVALVKLPVMQFAHLPVFVSATNSSVKPVVVTVDNQGSVVSTVHLLPQSIGILIPALEAEALVFKDTVPVSKMANSGDVEPIGTSVQVNLDKATSNNTEQELESVCHKNKISSINVQTDLSYISQNFGPAAAWTPDSSVSSCSQTDLTFSSQVSLPISVQTQTLLPSSKLTSSIAAQTDAFVQACFQSCGVSRETQTNRTQNSVDGRVQMDQAVMCSDIFGDVHSAYNVSTQIGLPENNLMATNMDQSLLQRSNCKTLSQETLKSEPIINFNTQTNVLPQQNMTDNQTQTMDLLSDLENIFSGNMTGQTLDNRGLLSDTGSGADTHLPSGPTQSTAIDFDIEEFFSASNIQTQTEESELGNLNSEPVLESLDIETQTDLFFSDSATQSYSCKGNSNFLGLEMFDTQTQTDLNSFLDSSTHLPLGSILKQSSFSMSTDSSDTETQTELHSAAKNIPSQNIENKVQLNSAETQTMDSCFETLGSLFLTSNETQTAMDDFLMADLAWNTMESQFSSVETQTCAELCSLVCQKFGTSH, encoded by the exons ATGCAATCAGCTCTCTTGATATGCACCGAAGACCATTGTTTCCAAGCACCAAACTCT GATGGAAAAATAAATGCATCAATAAGGAAGGGTTTGAAAACTACACAGAAATTCTACTGCTGTCCTATTGAAGGCTGCCCCAGAGGACCAAACAGACCGTTTTCCCAATTTTCGCTTGTAAAACAG CACTTTATGAAAATGCATGCTGAAAAGAAGCACAAATGTGATAAATGTAGCAACTCGTATGGCACAGAGTGGGACTTGAAACGACACATAGAAGACTGTGGCAAGACTTTCCAGTGTACTTGTGGATGCCCTTATGCCAGCAGGACAGCATTACTATCTCATGTTTACAGAACTGGCCATGAGGTCCCTGCAGAGCATAG GGATCCACCTAGtaagaaaaggaaaatgtgcaCTGAAGTTTCCCATCGGCAGTTGGCAGAGAAAACGAGTGAAGCATTCATCAATGCACGACGCACCAGTAGTACTTGCACTCGGGAACTGGAATCATCAGAGATTAAACTAATGGCCCCCTTTGAAGGCTCTTGCAGTTCTAATATCAGTAAGCAAACTCTCTCACAGCCAAAGTGTACACCGAAGATGCTTTTGCCAAAGCCTAAAGTGGCTTTGGTTAAACTTCCAGTAATGCAGTTTGCTCACTTGCCTGTTTTTGTGTCAGCAACTAATTCCTCTGTCAAACCTGTTGTAGTGACTGTTGACAATCAAGGCTCTGTTGTGAGTACTGTTCACTTATTACCTCAGTCTATTGGAATTCTGATACCAGCACTGGAGGCTGAAGCACTTGTATTTAAAGACACAGTGCCTGTTTCAAAAATGGCAAATTCTGGTGATGTTGAGCCGATTGGCACCAGTGTCCAAGTCAACTTGGATAAGGCAACATCAAACAATACAGAACAAGAGCTGGAGAGTGTGTGTCACAAGAATAAAATCTCTTCAATAAATGTACAAACTGATTTGTCTTACATTTCACAGAACTTtgggccagctgcagcctggACTCCTGATTCTTCGGTATCTTCTTGCTCTCAGACAGACCTAACATTCAGTTCACAGGTTTCACTACCAATCAGTGTTCAGACTCAGACACTGTTGCCCAGTTCTAAACTGACTTCCTCCATTGCTGCCCAGACTGATGCTTTTGTTCAGGCTTGTTTCCAGTCATGTGGTGTTTCTAGAGAGACTCAAACCAATAGAACACAGAACTCTGTTGATGGGAGAGTACAAATGGATCAGGCTGTAATGTGCAGTGACATTTTTGGCGATGTTCATTCAGCTTACAATGTTTCAACCCAGATTGGGCTCCCAGAAAACAATTTAATGGCTACAAACATGGATCAAAGCTTGCTACAAAGAAGTAACTGCAAGACCCTGAGTCAGGAAACACTGAAATCTGAACCCATTATCAACTTCAATACACAGACTAATGTACTCCCTCAGCAAAATATGACCGATAATCAAACCCAGACAATGGACTTACTAAGTGACCTGGAAAACATCTTCTCAGGTAACATGACTGGCCAGACATTGGATAATCGAGGTCTTCTGTCTGACACAGGCTCTGGTGCTGACACACACCTGCCATCTGGCCCAACACAGAGCACAGCAATAGACTTTGACATTGAAGAGTTCTTTTCAGCCTCCAATATTCAAACTCAAACTGAGGAGAGTGAACTTGGTAATCTGAATTCGGAGCCAGTCTTGGAATCGCTGGACATTGAAACCcagactgatttatttttttcagacAGTGCCACTCAGTCCTATAGCTGCAAAGGAAATTCTAACTTCTTAGGTTTGGAAATGTTTGATACCCAGACACAGACAGACCTAAATTCTTTCTTAGACAGTAGCACCCACTTGCCTTTGGGAAGTATTCTGAAGCAGTCTAGCTTCTCCATGAGCACTGACTCATCAGATACCGAGACCCAGACAGAATTACACTCTGCTGCTAAAAATATACCTAgtcaaaatatagaaaataaagtCCAGCTGAACAGTGCTGAAACACAGACTATGGATAGCTGTTTTGAGACCCTGGGAAGCCTATTCCTTACCAGCAATGAGACACAGACAGCTATGGATGACTTTCTGATGGCTGACTTGGCCTGGAATACAATGGAGTCACAGTTCAGTTCAGTAGAAACACAGACATGTGCAGAATTGTGTTCCTTGGTTTGTCAAAAGTTTGGAACAAGCCATTGA
- the ATMIN gene encoding ATM interactor isoform X1, whose product MAAPGAAATQPARGGARPGGPRASAPEGERAVPRELVRPSVTELSRAVRTNILCTVPGCGKVLPNSPALSMHLSKAHRVQDGKINASIRKGLKTTQKFYCCPIEGCPRGPNRPFSQFSLVKQHFMKMHAEKKHKCDKCSNSYGTEWDLKRHIEDCGKTFQCTCGCPYASRTALLSHVYRTGHEVPAEHRDPPSKKRKMCTEVSHRQLAEKTSEAFINARRTSSTCTRELESSEIKLMAPFEGSCSSNISKQTLSQPKCTPKMLLPKPKVALVKLPVMQFAHLPVFVSATNSSVKPVVVTVDNQGSVVSTVHLLPQSIGILIPALEAEALVFKDTVPVSKMANSGDVEPIGTSVQVNLDKATSNNTEQELESVCHKNKISSINVQTDLSYISQNFGPAAAWTPDSSVSSCSQTDLTFSSQVSLPISVQTQTLLPSSKLTSSIAAQTDAFVQACFQSCGVSRETQTNRTQNSVDGRVQMDQAVMCSDIFGDVHSAYNVSTQIGLPENNLMATNMDQSLLQRSNCKTLSQETLKSEPIINFNTQTNVLPQQNMTDNQTQTMDLLSDLENIFSGNMTGQTLDNRGLLSDTGSGADTHLPSGPTQSTAIDFDIEEFFSASNIQTQTEESELGNLNSEPVLESLDIETQTDLFFSDSATQSYSCKGNSNFLGLEMFDTQTQTDLNSFLDSSTHLPLGSILKQSSFSMSTDSSDTETQTELHSAAKNIPSQNIENKVQLNSAETQTMDSCFETLGSLFLTSNETQTAMDDFLMADLAWNTMESQFSSVETQTCAELCSLVCQKFGTSH is encoded by the exons ATGGCGGCGCCAGGTGCTGCTGCGACGCAGCCCGCGCGGGGCGGAGCGCGGCCGGGGGGGCCCCGAGCTTCGGCCCCTGAGGGGGAGCGCGCTGTCCCCCGGGAGCTCGTGCGCCCGTCGGTGACGGAGCTGTCCCGGGCCGTGCGGACCAATATTCTGTGCACGGTGCCCGGCTGCGGCAAGGTCCTGCCCAACAGCCCGGCCCTCAGCATGCACCTGAGCAAGGCCCACCGGGTCCAG GATGGAAAAATAAATGCATCAATAAGGAAGGGTTTGAAAACTACACAGAAATTCTACTGCTGTCCTATTGAAGGCTGCCCCAGAGGACCAAACAGACCGTTTTCCCAATTTTCGCTTGTAAAACAG CACTTTATGAAAATGCATGCTGAAAAGAAGCACAAATGTGATAAATGTAGCAACTCGTATGGCACAGAGTGGGACTTGAAACGACACATAGAAGACTGTGGCAAGACTTTCCAGTGTACTTGTGGATGCCCTTATGCCAGCAGGACAGCATTACTATCTCATGTTTACAGAACTGGCCATGAGGTCCCTGCAGAGCATAG GGATCCACCTAGtaagaaaaggaaaatgtgcaCTGAAGTTTCCCATCGGCAGTTGGCAGAGAAAACGAGTGAAGCATTCATCAATGCACGACGCACCAGTAGTACTTGCACTCGGGAACTGGAATCATCAGAGATTAAACTAATGGCCCCCTTTGAAGGCTCTTGCAGTTCTAATATCAGTAAGCAAACTCTCTCACAGCCAAAGTGTACACCGAAGATGCTTTTGCCAAAGCCTAAAGTGGCTTTGGTTAAACTTCCAGTAATGCAGTTTGCTCACTTGCCTGTTTTTGTGTCAGCAACTAATTCCTCTGTCAAACCTGTTGTAGTGACTGTTGACAATCAAGGCTCTGTTGTGAGTACTGTTCACTTATTACCTCAGTCTATTGGAATTCTGATACCAGCACTGGAGGCTGAAGCACTTGTATTTAAAGACACAGTGCCTGTTTCAAAAATGGCAAATTCTGGTGATGTTGAGCCGATTGGCACCAGTGTCCAAGTCAACTTGGATAAGGCAACATCAAACAATACAGAACAAGAGCTGGAGAGTGTGTGTCACAAGAATAAAATCTCTTCAATAAATGTACAAACTGATTTGTCTTACATTTCACAGAACTTtgggccagctgcagcctggACTCCTGATTCTTCGGTATCTTCTTGCTCTCAGACAGACCTAACATTCAGTTCACAGGTTTCACTACCAATCAGTGTTCAGACTCAGACACTGTTGCCCAGTTCTAAACTGACTTCCTCCATTGCTGCCCAGACTGATGCTTTTGTTCAGGCTTGTTTCCAGTCATGTGGTGTTTCTAGAGAGACTCAAACCAATAGAACACAGAACTCTGTTGATGGGAGAGTACAAATGGATCAGGCTGTAATGTGCAGTGACATTTTTGGCGATGTTCATTCAGCTTACAATGTTTCAACCCAGATTGGGCTCCCAGAAAACAATTTAATGGCTACAAACATGGATCAAAGCTTGCTACAAAGAAGTAACTGCAAGACCCTGAGTCAGGAAACACTGAAATCTGAACCCATTATCAACTTCAATACACAGACTAATGTACTCCCTCAGCAAAATATGACCGATAATCAAACCCAGACAATGGACTTACTAAGTGACCTGGAAAACATCTTCTCAGGTAACATGACTGGCCAGACATTGGATAATCGAGGTCTTCTGTCTGACACAGGCTCTGGTGCTGACACACACCTGCCATCTGGCCCAACACAGAGCACAGCAATAGACTTTGACATTGAAGAGTTCTTTTCAGCCTCCAATATTCAAACTCAAACTGAGGAGAGTGAACTTGGTAATCTGAATTCGGAGCCAGTCTTGGAATCGCTGGACATTGAAACCcagactgatttatttttttcagacAGTGCCACTCAGTCCTATAGCTGCAAAGGAAATTCTAACTTCTTAGGTTTGGAAATGTTTGATACCCAGACACAGACAGACCTAAATTCTTTCTTAGACAGTAGCACCCACTTGCCTTTGGGAAGTATTCTGAAGCAGTCTAGCTTCTCCATGAGCACTGACTCATCAGATACCGAGACCCAGACAGAATTACACTCTGCTGCTAAAAATATACCTAgtcaaaatatagaaaataaagtCCAGCTGAACAGTGCTGAAACACAGACTATGGATAGCTGTTTTGAGACCCTGGGAAGCCTATTCCTTACCAGCAATGAGACACAGACAGCTATGGATGACTTTCTGATGGCTGACTTGGCCTGGAATACAATGGAGTCACAGTTCAGTTCAGTAGAAACACAGACATGTGCAGAATTGTGTTCCTTGGTTTGTCAAAAGTTTGGAACAAGCCATTGA